Proteins encoded within one genomic window of Streptomyces rubradiris:
- a CDS encoding UDP-N-acetylmuramoyl-L-alanyl-D-glutamate--2,6-diaminopimelate ligase yields MTYPGPPRPVQVSATPLAELADQLGTAAPDTAAEVTGITHDSRAVRPGDLYAALPGARLHGADFVTQAAGLGAAAVLTDADGAERAAATGLPVLVVDDPRGRMGELAARIYGHPGRDLLQIGITGTSGKTTTAYLVEGGLRTARATGLVGTVETRIGDERIKSERTTPEATDLQALFAVMRERGVEAVAMEVSSHALVLGRVDGCVFDIAVFTNLSPEHMEFHSDMEDYFRAKARLFTPERSRLGVVNADDEYGRRLAKEATVPVVTYSAEGHPDADWRAQDVQIGPMDSTFTVLGPDGERVHARSPIAGPFNVANTLAAIVALAAAGLDPQAAADGIAAVPGVPGRLERVDAGQPYLAVVDYAHKTDAVESVLRALRKVTKGRLHVVLGCGGDRDRTKRAPMGAAAARLADTAVLTSDNPRSEDPLAILATMLQGAASVPAHERGEVLLFEDRAAAVAAAVGRAQAGDTVLVAGKGHEQGQDIAGVIRPFDDRQVLREAIQKTQG; encoded by the coding sequence GTGACATATCCGGGGCCGCCGCGACCGGTCCAGGTCTCCGCCACACCCCTCGCGGAACTGGCCGATCAGCTGGGTACCGCCGCTCCGGACACCGCCGCCGAGGTCACGGGCATCACCCACGACTCGCGCGCCGTCCGCCCCGGCGACCTGTACGCCGCCCTGCCGGGCGCCCGGCTGCACGGCGCCGACTTCGTCACCCAGGCCGCCGGCCTCGGCGCGGCCGCCGTGCTCACCGACGCCGACGGCGCCGAGCGCGCCGCCGCCACCGGCCTGCCCGTCCTGGTCGTGGACGACCCGCGCGGCCGGATGGGCGAGCTGGCGGCCCGGATCTACGGCCACCCCGGCCGCGATCTGCTCCAGATCGGCATCACCGGCACCTCCGGCAAGACCACCACCGCCTACCTGGTGGAGGGCGGCCTGCGGACCGCCCGCGCCACCGGGCTGGTCGGCACCGTCGAGACGCGCATCGGCGACGAGCGGATCAAGTCCGAGCGCACCACCCCCGAGGCCACCGACCTCCAGGCCCTGTTCGCCGTCATGCGCGAACGCGGCGTCGAGGCGGTCGCCATGGAGGTCTCCAGCCACGCCCTGGTCCTCGGCCGGGTCGACGGCTGCGTCTTCGACATCGCCGTCTTCACCAACCTCAGCCCGGAACACATGGAGTTCCACTCCGACATGGAGGACTACTTCCGGGCCAAGGCGCGGCTGTTCACCCCCGAGCGCAGCAGGCTCGGCGTGGTCAACGCCGACGACGAGTACGGCCGCCGGCTCGCGAAGGAGGCGACCGTCCCGGTCGTCACCTACTCCGCCGAGGGCCACCCCGACGCCGACTGGCGCGCCCAGGACGTGCAGATCGGCCCGATGGACTCGACGTTCACCGTGCTCGGCCCGGACGGCGAGCGGGTGCACGCCAGGTCGCCGATCGCCGGTCCCTTCAACGTGGCGAACACCCTCGCCGCCATCGTCGCCCTCGCCGCCGCCGGCCTCGACCCGCAGGCCGCCGCCGACGGCATCGCCGCCGTACCGGGCGTGCCGGGCCGGCTGGAGCGCGTCGACGCCGGGCAGCCCTACCTCGCGGTCGTCGACTACGCCCACAAGACGGACGCGGTCGAGTCGGTGCTCAGGGCGCTGCGCAAGGTCACCAAGGGCCGGCTGCACGTCGTCCTCGGCTGCGGCGGCGACCGTGACCGGACCAAGCGCGCCCCGATGGGCGCCGCCGCCGCCCGGCTCGCCGACACGGCCGTACTGACCTCCGACAACCCCCGTTCCGAGGACCCCCTCGCGATCCTCGCGACCATGCTCCAGGGCGCCGCCTCGGTGCCCGCGCACGAGCGCGGCGAGGTGCTCCTCTTCGAGGACCGGGCCGCCGCCGTCGCCGCCGCCGTGGGCCGCGCCCAGGCCGGCGACACGGTGCTGGTCGCGGGCAAGGGTCACGAGCAGGGCCAGGACATCGCCGGCGTGATCCGTCCCTTCGACGACCGCCAGGTGCTTCGCGAAGCTATCCAGAAGACCCAGGGATGA
- a CDS encoding penicillin-binding protein 2 → MSDRQAPRRRVPGPAKPPRPREAVRRQPGPGARPARRPGGARPMPPAPLRLGSPRPRLRLVGLALTLVLLVFVVRLLQVQAVDASAYAARAEQNRYVVHTLAAERGEITDRNGVALAVSEDAYDITADPTMFGVKQLKITDGPERAAALLAPILGQDQAALVKKLRPANKNSRYTRLAARQTPQVWKQIKDLKTALANKSGTDRTTVNVLAGVFADPSSQRVYPNGDLAAGILGWVNADGKGGGGIEQQLDKQLTGKDGKVRYAQAGGREVPTAGSTQTPAVPGADVELTIDRDIQWAAQNAITEQVAKSKADRGYVIVQDTRTGQILAMANSPGFDPNDLSKADGDAMGNAALQDAYEPGSTAKVMSMAAVLERNAATPLTHVVVPNRLHRGDRLFQDDIDHRTWYLTLNGVLAKSSNIGTILATGELARSQPEANKVLYSYLRKFGIGGYTGLGFPGETPGILAPPQKWSTSQQYTIPFGQGFSINAMQAASVYSTIANGGVRVEPTLVRGTKGADGRFTPAPQPEKTRVVSAKTAKSLAQMLESVVDDEQGTGIKARIPGYRVAGKTGTANRVDPATGRYRGYTSSFAGFAPADNPRITVYCAIQNATSGSYFGGQICGPIYKQVMEFALKTLQVPPTGAKPASLPVEYKP, encoded by the coding sequence GTGTCCGACAGGCAAGCGCCGCGTCGTCGTGTGCCCGGGCCCGCCAAGCCGCCGCGGCCCAGGGAGGCCGTCCGGCGGCAGCCCGGGCCCGGGGCGCGACCGGCGCGCCGGCCCGGCGGGGCCCGGCCCATGCCGCCCGCCCCGCTCCGGCTCGGCAGCCCCCGGCCCCGGCTGCGCCTGGTCGGCCTCGCCCTGACGCTGGTGCTGCTCGTCTTCGTCGTACGGCTGCTCCAGGTGCAGGCCGTCGACGCCAGCGCCTACGCGGCGCGGGCCGAGCAGAACCGGTACGTGGTGCACACCCTCGCCGCCGAGCGCGGCGAGATCACCGACCGCAACGGCGTCGCCCTCGCCGTCAGCGAGGACGCGTACGACATCACGGCCGACCCGACCATGTTCGGCGTCAAACAGCTGAAGATCACCGACGGGCCGGAGCGGGCCGCCGCGCTGCTCGCCCCGATCCTCGGCCAGGACCAGGCCGCCCTCGTCAAGAAGCTGCGGCCCGCGAACAAGAACTCCCGCTACACCCGCCTGGCCGCCCGGCAGACCCCGCAGGTCTGGAAGCAGATCAAGGACCTGAAGACCGCGCTCGCCAACAAGTCCGGCACCGACCGCACCACCGTCAACGTGCTGGCCGGCGTCTTCGCGGACCCCAGCAGCCAGCGCGTGTACCCCAACGGCGACCTGGCCGCCGGGATACTGGGCTGGGTCAACGCCGACGGCAAGGGCGGCGGCGGCATCGAGCAGCAGCTCGACAAGCAGCTCACCGGCAAGGACGGCAAGGTCCGCTACGCCCAGGCCGGCGGCCGCGAGGTGCCCACGGCCGGGTCGACGCAGACGCCCGCCGTGCCCGGCGCCGACGTGGAGCTGACCATCGACCGGGACATCCAGTGGGCCGCGCAGAACGCCATCACCGAGCAGGTGGCGAAGTCCAAGGCGGACCGCGGCTACGTCATCGTCCAGGACACCCGCACCGGCCAGATCCTGGCCATGGCCAACTCGCCCGGCTTCGACCCCAACGACCTGTCGAAGGCCGACGGCGACGCCATGGGCAACGCGGCCCTCCAGGACGCCTACGAGCCCGGCTCCACCGCCAAGGTGATGTCGATGGCGGCCGTGCTGGAGCGGAACGCGGCCACCCCGCTCACCCATGTCGTCGTACCCAACCGGCTGCACCGCGGCGACCGGCTGTTCCAGGACGACATCGACCACCGCACCTGGTACCTCACGCTCAACGGCGTGCTCGCCAAGTCCAGCAACATCGGCACCATCCTGGCCACCGGCGAACTCGCCCGGAGCCAGCCCGAGGCCAACAAGGTCCTCTACTCCTACCTGCGCAAGTTCGGCATCGGCGGCTACACCGGACTCGGCTTCCCCGGCGAGACCCCCGGCATCCTCGCGCCGCCGCAGAAGTGGTCCACCTCGCAGCAGTACACGATCCCTTTCGGCCAGGGCTTCTCCATCAACGCCATGCAGGCCGCCTCCGTGTACTCGACGATCGCCAACGGCGGCGTCCGCGTCGAGCCCACCCTGGTGCGCGGCACCAAGGGCGCCGACGGACGGTTCACCCCGGCGCCGCAGCCCGAGAAGACACGGGTGGTCAGCGCCAAGACCGCCAAGAGCCTCGCCCAGATGCTGGAGTCCGTGGTCGACGACGAGCAGGGCACCGGCATCAAGGCCCGCATCCCCGGGTACCGGGTGGCGGGCAAGACCGGCACGGCCAACCGAGTGGATCCGGCCACCGGCCGCTACCGCGGCTACACCTCGTCGTTCGCCGGTTTCGCCCCCGCCGACAACCCGCGGATCACCGTCTACTGCGCCATCCAGAACGCCACCTCCGGCAGCTATTTCGGCGGCCAGATCTGCGGTCCCATCTACAAGCAGGTGATGGAGTTCGCCCTGAAGACCCTCCAGGTCCCCCCCACCGGCGCGAAGCCCGCCAGCCTGCCCGTCGAGTACAAGCCCTGA
- a CDS encoding UDP-N-acetylmuramoyl-tripeptide--D-alanyl-D-alanine ligase, which produces MIALSLAEIAAVVGGQTHDIPDPSVQVTGPVVRDSREVVPGSLFAAFVGERVDGHDYARQVVEAGAVAVLAARPVGVPAIVVDDVQAALGALARHVVGRLGTTLVALTGSAGKTSTKDLIAQVLGRKAPTVFTPGSLNNEIGLPLTALSATEETRFLVLEMGARGIGHIRYLTGLTPPRIGLVLNVGSAHIGEFGGREQIAQAKGELVEALPPASEGGAAILNADDPLVKAMASRTKAKVVLFGESAEADVRAENVRLTDSGQPSFRLHTPSGASDVTMRLYGEHHVSNALAAAAVAHELGMSAEEIALALSEAGSLSRWRMEVTERPDGVTIVNDAYNANPESMRAALRALAAMGKGRRTWAVLGKMAELGDEALAEHDAVGRLAVRLNVSKLVAVGGIEASWLQLGAYNEGSWGEESVHVSDAQAAVDLLRSELRPGDVVLVKASRSVGLESVAQALVEAGTEGEVAAR; this is translated from the coding sequence GTGATCGCCCTCTCCCTCGCCGAGATCGCAGCAGTCGTCGGCGGGCAGACGCACGACATACCGGATCCGTCCGTGCAGGTCACGGGACCGGTCGTCCGGGACTCCCGGGAGGTGGTGCCCGGCAGCCTGTTCGCCGCCTTCGTCGGCGAGCGCGTGGACGGCCACGACTACGCCCGGCAGGTCGTCGAGGCCGGCGCGGTCGCCGTGCTGGCCGCCCGGCCGGTCGGCGTCCCCGCCATCGTGGTGGACGACGTCCAGGCCGCCCTCGGCGCCCTCGCCCGGCACGTCGTGGGCCGGCTCGGCACGACCCTCGTGGCGCTGACCGGCTCGGCCGGCAAGACCAGCACCAAGGACCTGATCGCCCAGGTGCTCGGGCGCAAGGCGCCGACCGTGTTCACGCCCGGCTCGCTCAACAACGAGATCGGGCTGCCGCTGACCGCCCTGTCCGCCACCGAGGAGACGCGGTTCCTCGTACTGGAGATGGGCGCCCGTGGCATCGGGCACATCCGCTACCTCACCGGCCTCACCCCGCCGAGGATCGGCCTGGTGCTCAACGTCGGCTCCGCGCACATCGGCGAGTTCGGCGGGCGCGAGCAGATCGCCCAGGCCAAGGGCGAACTGGTGGAGGCGCTGCCCCCGGCGAGCGAGGGCGGCGCGGCGATCCTCAACGCCGACGACCCGCTGGTGAAGGCCATGGCCTCCCGTACCAAGGCGAAGGTGGTCCTTTTCGGAGAGTCGGCCGAAGCGGACGTACGCGCCGAGAACGTACGACTCACGGACAGCGGACAGCCCTCCTTCAGGCTTCACACACCCTCCGGTGCAAGCGATGTGACGATGCGCCTGTACGGTGAGCACCACGTGTCGAACGCGCTCGCCGCGGCCGCCGTCGCCCATGAGCTGGGCATGTCCGCGGAAGAGATCGCCCTCGCGCTCTCCGAGGCGGGCTCCCTCTCCCGGTGGCGCATGGAGGTCACCGAGCGCCCGGACGGCGTGACCATCGTCAACGACGCCTACAACGCCAACCCCGAGTCCATGCGGGCCGCCCTCAGGGCGCTCGCGGCCATGGGCAAGGGGCGTCGCACGTGGGCGGTGCTCGGCAAGATGGCCGAGCTGGGGGACGAGGCGCTCGCCGAGCACGACGCCGTCGGACGGCTCGCCGTCCGGCTCAACGTCAGCAAGCTCGTCGCCGTCGGGGGGATTGAGGCCTCCTGGCTGCAATTGGGCGCATATAACGAGGGTTCGTGGGGTGAGGAGTCGGTGCACGTGTCCGACGCACAGGCGGCGGTCGACCTGTTGCGCAGCGAGTTGCGCCCGGGGGACGTCGTGCTCGTGAAGGCGTCCCGGTCGGTGGGGCTGGAGAGCGTCGCCCAGGCGCTCGTCGAGGCCGGTACCGAGGGTGAGGTCGCCGCCCGATGA
- the murD gene encoding UDP-N-acetylmuramoyl-L-alanine--D-glutamate ligase, protein MGSGQVTSTSGPFDFQGKHVTVAGLGVSGVPAAKALHARGAVVTVVNDGDDARAREQAAELEALGITVRLGDGSSLPEGTELVVTAPGWQPGKPLFRAAEQAGVPVWGDVELAWRLRGPDAAPWLAVTGTNGKTTTVQMLASILKAAGLRTAAVGNIGVSLLDAVLGEEEYDVLAVELSSYQLHWAPSLRAHSAAVLNLAPDHLDWHGSMEAYARDKGRIYEGNKVACVYNVADRATEDLVREADVEEGCRAIGFTLGAPGPSQLGVVDGILVDRAFVENRQKNAQELAEVSDIHPPAPHNIANALAAAALARAFGVPATAVRDGLRAFRPDAHRIAHVADIDGVAYVDDSKATNTHAAEASLAAYEPIVWIAGGLAKGATFDELVAKSAKRLRGAVLIGADRALIRDALARHAPEVPVVDLDRTDTGAMLQAVTEAKRLARPGDTVLLAPACASMDMFTNYNQRGDAFAAAVRELGA, encoded by the coding sequence ATGGGCAGCGGACAAGTGACCTCCACCTCGGGGCCCTTCGACTTCCAGGGCAAGCACGTCACCGTCGCCGGGCTCGGTGTCTCCGGCGTCCCGGCGGCCAAGGCGCTGCACGCGCGCGGCGCGGTCGTCACGGTCGTCAACGACGGCGACGACGCACGCGCGCGGGAACAGGCCGCGGAACTGGAGGCGCTCGGCATCACCGTGCGCCTCGGTGACGGCTCCTCCCTGCCGGAGGGCACCGAGCTGGTCGTCACCGCGCCCGGCTGGCAGCCCGGCAAGCCGCTGTTCCGCGCCGCCGAGCAGGCCGGTGTGCCGGTCTGGGGCGACGTGGAGCTGGCCTGGCGGCTGCGCGGCCCGGACGCGGCCCCCTGGCTGGCCGTCACGGGCACCAACGGCAAGACCACCACCGTGCAGATGCTCGCCTCCATCCTCAAGGCGGCGGGCCTGCGCACGGCCGCCGTCGGCAACATCGGCGTCTCCCTGCTGGACGCGGTCCTCGGTGAGGAGGAGTACGACGTGCTCGCCGTGGAGCTCTCCAGCTACCAGCTGCACTGGGCGCCCTCGCTGCGCGCCCACTCGGCCGCCGTCCTCAACCTCGCGCCGGACCACCTGGACTGGCACGGTTCCATGGAGGCGTACGCGCGCGACAAGGGCCGCATCTACGAGGGCAACAAGGTCGCCTGCGTCTACAACGTCGCCGACCGGGCCACCGAGGACCTGGTGCGCGAGGCCGACGTCGAAGAGGGCTGCCGGGCGATCGGGTTCACCCTCGGTGCCCCGGGGCCGTCCCAACTCGGCGTCGTGGACGGCATCCTGGTGGACCGCGCCTTCGTCGAGAACCGGCAGAAGAACGCGCAGGAGCTGGCCGAGGTCTCGGACATCCACCCGCCGGCCCCGCACAACATCGCCAACGCCCTCGCGGCGGCGGCCCTCGCGCGCGCCTTCGGGGTGCCCGCCACCGCCGTGCGCGACGGCCTGCGGGCCTTCCGTCCGGACGCCCACCGCATCGCGCACGTCGCCGACATCGACGGGGTCGCGTACGTGGACGACTCCAAGGCCACCAACACCCATGCCGCCGAAGCGTCGTTGGCGGCATATGAGCCGATCGTATGGATCGCGGGCGGACTGGCGAAGGGCGCCACCTTCGACGAACTGGTCGCCAAGTCGGCGAAGCGGCTGCGGGGCGCGGTCCTGATCGGTGCCGATCGGGCCCTGATCCGCGACGCCCTCGCGCGACACGCCCCGGAAGTACCCGTGGTCGACCTCGACCGGACCGACACTGGGGCGATGCTCCAGGCGGTGACGGAGGCCAAGCGGCTGGCCCGGCCCGGCGACACGGTGCTGCTGGCCCCGGCCTGCGCCTCCATGGACATGTTCACCAACTACAACCAGCGCGGCGACGCGTTCGCGGCGGCGGTCCGCGAACTCGGCGCCTGA
- the mraY gene encoding phospho-N-acetylmuramoyl-pentapeptide-transferase encodes MKQILFSGVIGLFLTLVGTPLLIKLLARKGYGQYIRDDGPREHASKRGTPTMGGIAFILATIAAYFLSKLITGYAPTYSGLLVLGLMFGMGLVGFLDDYIKIVKRRSLGLRAKAKMAGQLIVGIAFAVLSLQFSDSRGNTPASTKLSFITDFGWSIGPVLFVVWALFMILAMSNGVNLTDGLDGLATGASVLVFGAYTFIGVWQFQESCANAQTLTNPGACYEVRDPLDLAVVASALMGACLGFLWWNTSPAKIFMGDTGSLALGGVLTGLAILSRTELLVAIMGGLFVLITMSVVIQVGSFRLTGKRVFRMAPLQHHFELKGWSEVLVVVRFWIIQGICVIVGLGLFYAGWAADK; translated from the coding sequence ATGAAGCAGATCCTGTTCTCGGGAGTCATTGGCCTCTTCCTGACGCTGGTCGGCACCCCGCTGCTGATCAAGCTGCTGGCCCGCAAGGGCTACGGCCAGTACATCCGCGACGACGGCCCGCGCGAGCACGCCAGCAAGCGCGGTACGCCGACCATGGGCGGTATCGCCTTCATCCTGGCGACCATCGCCGCGTACTTCCTGAGCAAGCTCATCACCGGCTACGCGCCGACCTACTCCGGTCTGCTGGTCCTCGGCCTGATGTTCGGCATGGGCCTGGTCGGCTTCCTCGACGACTACATCAAGATCGTCAAGCGGCGTTCGCTGGGTCTGCGGGCCAAGGCGAAGATGGCCGGCCAGCTGATCGTCGGCATCGCCTTCGCCGTGCTGTCGCTGCAGTTCTCCGACTCCCGCGGCAACACCCCGGCCTCCACGAAGCTGTCGTTCATCACCGACTTCGGCTGGTCGATCGGCCCGGTGCTGTTCGTCGTCTGGGCGCTGTTCATGATCCTCGCGATGTCGAACGGCGTGAACCTCACCGACGGTCTGGACGGTCTGGCCACCGGCGCCTCCGTGCTCGTCTTCGGCGCCTACACCTTCATCGGCGTCTGGCAGTTCCAGGAGTCCTGCGCCAACGCGCAGACCCTGACCAACCCCGGCGCCTGCTACGAGGTGCGCGACCCGCTCGACCTCGCGGTGGTCGCCTCCGCGCTGATGGGCGCCTGCCTCGGCTTCCTGTGGTGGAACACCTCGCCGGCGAAGATCTTCATGGGCGACACCGGCTCGCTCGCCCTCGGCGGTGTCCTCACCGGCCTGGCCATCCTCTCCCGCACGGAGCTGCTGGTGGCCATCATGGGCGGCCTGTTCGTCCTCATCACCATGTCGGTCGTCATCCAGGTCGGCTCCTTCCGGCTCACCGGCAAGCGCGTCTTCCGGATGGCACCACTCCAGCACCACTTCGAACTCAAGGGCTGGTCCGAAGTCCTGGTGGTGGTCCGCTTCTGGATCATCCAGGGCATCTGCGTGATCGTCGGACTGGGCCTCTTCTACGCGGGATGGGCAGCGGACAAGTGA
- the ftsW gene encoding putative lipid II flippase FtsW encodes MPGSRTGRPPVQRASRRPAVPRIARENPVQRFYIRARKAWDRPLTAYYLILGGSVLITVLGLVMVYSASQITALQLSLPGSYFFRKQFLAALIGGALLFAASRMPVKLHRALAYPILAAAVFLMALVQVPGIGMSVNGNQNWISLGGSFQIQPSEFGKLALVLWGADLIARKQERRLLAQWKHMLVPLVPVTFLLLGLIMLGGDMGTAIILTAILFGLLWLAGAPTRLFAGVLSVAGLIGVLLIKTSDNRMARLACIGATEPRSGVADCWQAVHGIYALASGGFFGSGLGASVEKWGQLPEAHTDFIFAVTGEELGLAGTLSVLALFAALGYAGIRVAGRTEDPFVRYAAGGVTTWITAQAVINIGAVLGLLPIAGVPLPLFSYGGSALLPTMFAIGLLIAFARDEPAARAALAMRQPRFGKKRAGGSGAERGPRRWNTMRRRASAARSSGER; translated from the coding sequence ATGCCCGGTAGCCGCACCGGCCGGCCGCCCGTACAGCGGGCGTCCCGCCGTCCCGCCGTCCCCCGCATCGCGCGCGAGAACCCCGTGCAGCGGTTCTACATCCGCGCCCGCAAGGCCTGGGACCGGCCGCTGACCGCCTACTACCTGATCCTCGGCGGCAGCGTGCTGATCACCGTGCTGGGCCTGGTGATGGTCTACTCGGCCTCCCAGATCACCGCGCTCCAACTGTCGCTGCCCGGGTCGTACTTCTTCCGCAAGCAGTTCCTCGCCGCGCTCATCGGCGGCGCACTGCTGTTCGCCGCCTCCCGCATGCCGGTGAAACTGCACCGGGCGCTGGCCTACCCGATCCTCGCCGCCGCCGTCTTCCTGATGGCCCTGGTGCAGGTGCCGGGGATAGGGATGTCGGTCAACGGCAACCAGAACTGGATCTCCCTCGGCGGCTCCTTCCAGATCCAGCCCAGCGAGTTCGGCAAGCTCGCCCTGGTGCTGTGGGGCGCCGACCTGATCGCCCGCAAGCAGGAGAGAAGGCTGCTGGCCCAGTGGAAGCACATGCTGGTGCCGCTGGTCCCGGTCACCTTCCTGCTGCTCGGACTGATCATGCTGGGCGGCGACATGGGCACCGCGATCATTCTCACGGCGATCCTCTTCGGCCTGCTGTGGCTCGCGGGCGCGCCGACCCGGCTGTTCGCCGGGGTACTGTCGGTGGCCGGCCTGATCGGTGTGCTCCTGATCAAGACCAGCGACAACCGGATGGCCCGGCTCGCCTGCATCGGCGCCACCGAGCCCAGGAGCGGGGTCGCCGACTGCTGGCAGGCCGTGCACGGCATCTACGCGCTCGCCTCCGGGGGGTTCTTCGGCTCCGGACTCGGGGCGAGTGTGGAAAAATGGGGCCAACTCCCCGAAGCCCACACCGACTTCATCTTCGCCGTCACCGGTGAGGAACTGGGCCTGGCGGGGACGCTGTCGGTGCTCGCCCTGTTCGCGGCTCTAGGCTATGCGGGTATCCGCGTGGCCGGACGCACGGAGGACCCCTTCGTGAGGTACGCCGCGGGAGGCGTGACCACCTGGATCACCGCCCAGGCGGTGATCAACATCGGTGCGGTGCTCGGCCTGCTGCCGATCGCCGGTGTCCCGCTCCCGCTGTTCTCCTACGGAGGGTCCGCCCTGCTGCCGACCATGTTCGCCATCGGGCTGCTGATCGCCTTCGCGCGCGACGAGCCCGCTGCGCGGGCAGCGCTTGCGATGCGGCAACCCCGCTTTGGTAAAAAGCGGGCGGGAGGCTCCGGTGCCGAGCGGGGGCCTCGGAGATGGAACACGATGCGACGGCGTGCCTCGGCGGCGCGTTCGTCCGGAGAGCGGTGA